In a single window of the Rattus norvegicus strain BN/NHsdMcwi chromosome 6, GRCr8, whole genome shotgun sequence genome:
- the LOC102548459 gene encoding actin-binding protein WASF1-like isoform X1, whose amino-acid sequence MGLGPVFDFSGFKKETDILNFLALLVLNVETFRMGRKEAPAARTPRTLGLRSRARLRCPASRHRKGGPGIRVRFPERMGAARRLCPPLPGLSARAGGWAGRSEASRRAPPLPRELGGASSIPQTPPGLPTLAHSPQSGPTLREAGVRAAPAGGGCACSTDALPGLIEPSQGGHSGAPVAQSVSARYLYSSTCRAMPRLPPFKRLQDPGCRPKSPVLSDARRLPASAEDATAPAAAPARARIQPTASG is encoded by the exons ATGGGCCTCGGTCCTGTGTTCGATTTTtctggttttaagaaagaaacgGATATTCTGAACTTCCTGGCTCTTTTGGTTTTAAACGTTGAAACTTTTaggatgggaagaaaggaagcacCAGCAGCTCGTACCCCCAGGACCCTCGGGCTGAGAAGCCGAGCTAGGCTCCGCTGCCCGGCCTCGCGCCATCGGAAGGGCGGGCCGGGGATCCGGGTTCGCTTCCCGGAGCGGATGGGAGCCGCGCGGCGACTCTGTCCGCCCCTGCCTGGCTTGTCTGCGCGTGCGGGGGGCTGGGCCGGCCGGAGCGAGGCCTCGCGGAGGGCGCCGCCCCTTCCCCGCGAGCTCGGCGGTGCGAGCTCGATCCCGCAGACTCCCCCCGGACTCCCGACACTGGCTCACAGTCCTCAGTCCGGTCCCACGTTGCGGGAAGCTGGGGTCCGAGCGGCGCCCGCAGGCGGCGGATGCGCATGCTCCACCGACGCCTTGCCGGGTCTGATAGAGCCTTCGCAAGGCGGCCACAGCGGAGCTCCAGTGGCGCAATCGGTTAGCGCGCGGTACTTATACAGCAGTACATGCAGAGCGATGCCGAGGTT GCCGCCGTTTAAACGGCTTCAGGACCCCGGATGCAGACCGAAGTCCCCTGTGCTCTCTGATGCCCGGCGGCTTCCTGCCAGCGCAGAGGACGCCACAGCTCCCGCTGCTGCCCCCGCCCGAGCCCGGATCCAACCCACTGCTTCCGGGTGA
- the LOC102548459 gene encoding actin-binding protein WASF1-like isoform X2, producing the protein MGLGPVFDFSGFKKETDILNFLALLVLNVETFRMGRKEAPAARTPRTLGLRSRARLRCPASRHRKGGPGIRVRFPERMGAARRLCPPLPGLSARAGGWAGRSEASRRAPPLPRELGGASSIPQTPPGLPTLAHSPQSGPTLREAGVRAAPAGGGCACSTDALPGLIEPSQGGHSGAPVAQSVSARYLYSSTCRAMPRPPFKRLQDPGCRPKSPVLSDARRLPASAEDATAPAAAPARARIQPTASG; encoded by the exons ATGGGCCTCGGTCCTGTGTTCGATTTTtctggttttaagaaagaaacgGATATTCTGAACTTCCTGGCTCTTTTGGTTTTAAACGTTGAAACTTTTaggatgggaagaaaggaagcacCAGCAGCTCGTACCCCCAGGACCCTCGGGCTGAGAAGCCGAGCTAGGCTCCGCTGCCCGGCCTCGCGCCATCGGAAGGGCGGGCCGGGGATCCGGGTTCGCTTCCCGGAGCGGATGGGAGCCGCGCGGCGACTCTGTCCGCCCCTGCCTGGCTTGTCTGCGCGTGCGGGGGGCTGGGCCGGCCGGAGCGAGGCCTCGCGGAGGGCGCCGCCCCTTCCCCGCGAGCTCGGCGGTGCGAGCTCGATCCCGCAGACTCCCCCCGGACTCCCGACACTGGCTCACAGTCCTCAGTCCGGTCCCACGTTGCGGGAAGCTGGGGTCCGAGCGGCGCCCGCAGGCGGCGGATGCGCATGCTCCACCGACGCCTTGCCGGGTCTGATAGAGCCTTCGCAAGGCGGCCACAGCGGAGCTCCAGTGGCGCAATCGGTTAGCGCGCGGTACTTATACAGCAGTACATGCAGAGCGATGCCGAG GCCGCCGTTTAAACGGCTTCAGGACCCCGGATGCAGACCGAAGTCCCCTGTGCTCTCTGATGCCCGGCGGCTTCCTGCCAGCGCAGAGGACGCCACAGCTCCCGCTGCTGCCCCCGCCCGAGCCCGGATCCAACCCACTGCTTCCGGGTGA